One stretch of Fictibacillus sp. b24 DNA includes these proteins:
- a CDS encoding NUDIX domain-containing protein codes for MYKIRSSVKALIIKDNHVLTIEKGIKGSSKYVIPGGGQEFHETLPDAVMRECIEEIGVEVRVGPLLWVREFISKNHIIEQQENNQAHIVEHIFDVKIDEGILDEFSPNEPDSTQLGIVWLPISKLSEFNFFPKELIPMIQQINDSKYIGQTYVGDIN; via the coding sequence TTGTACAAAATTCGAAGTTCTGTAAAAGCATTGATTATTAAAGATAACCACGTGTTAACGATAGAAAAAGGAATTAAGGGCAGCAGCAAATATGTTATACCGGGTGGTGGTCAGGAATTTCATGAAACACTGCCAGATGCAGTTATGCGAGAATGCATTGAGGAAATAGGTGTGGAGGTAAGAGTAGGTCCCCTCTTATGGGTTCGAGAATTCATTAGTAAAAACCACATCATCGAGCAGCAAGAAAATAACCAAGCACACATCGTTGAGCATATTTTTGATGTGAAGATTGATGAAGGAATTCTTGACGAGTTTTCACCCAATGAACCCGATTCAACTCAACTCGGTATTGTTTGGCTGCCTATTTCTAAACTATCTGAGTTTAATTTCTTTCCGAAAGAACTAATTCCTATGATTCAGCAGATTAATGATAGTAAATACATAGGACAAACCTATGTTGGTGACATCAATTAG
- the bshB2 gene encoding bacillithiol biosynthesis deacetylase BshB2 — protein sequence MMNDHLLVIFPHPDDEAFGVSGTIAQHTKKGLPVTYICLTLGQMGRNMGNPPFATRESLPLIRQKELEDACAAVGIEDLRQFGLRDKTVEFEDEKFLADQFLSVIEEVKPARLITFYPGYSVHPDHEATARAVVRAVKSMPELERPELLCVAFAKNSEAELGAPHIVTDISDVFEEKMNCIKAHRSQTQWLVDSVEKDPAMLEWVKNERFWRYPL from the coding sequence ATGATGAACGATCATTTATTAGTGATCTTCCCTCATCCAGACGATGAAGCTTTCGGGGTGTCGGGAACGATTGCTCAACATACAAAAAAAGGATTACCCGTTACCTACATCTGCTTAACCCTTGGTCAAATGGGAAGAAACATGGGAAATCCCCCGTTTGCCACACGTGAATCCCTCCCTCTTATTCGTCAAAAAGAACTGGAAGATGCTTGTGCGGCAGTAGGAATTGAAGATCTGCGGCAGTTCGGATTACGGGATAAGACGGTAGAATTTGAAGATGAAAAGTTCTTAGCGGACCAATTTTTATCCGTTATAGAAGAAGTGAAACCAGCAAGACTTATCACTTTTTATCCGGGGTACAGTGTTCACCCTGATCACGAAGCTACAGCAAGAGCTGTCGTTCGTGCCGTTAAGAGCATGCCGGAGCTGGAACGTCCTGAACTTTTATGCGTGGCTTTCGCAAAAAATTCTGAGGCGGAACTAGGTGCTCCACACATCGTAACGGATATCTCTGATGTATTTGAGGAAAAAATGAATTGCATTAAAGCGCATAGATCACAAACCCAATGGCTCGTTGATAGCGTAGAAAAAGATCCTGCTATGCTAGAATGGGTAAAAAACGAAAGATTTTGGCGTTATCCATTATAA
- a CDS encoding helix-turn-helix domain-containing protein: protein MNQKSKADLILHPVRMKIIQHLAKGSATVSELRGWISDVPQATLYRHLNVLNKNEIIYVTDERKVRGAVERTYALEQDTAYISAEEAANLSKEEHMKMFMTFISNITGDVEAYLNGDTNLNTDIFGYNQLDLYLDGEEWEELSRGMQELISKYVPNRPTKRNKKVTLVQMLVPEPKEKQ from the coding sequence ATGAATCAAAAAAGTAAAGCGGATTTAATTTTACATCCTGTTCGCATGAAGATCATACAGCACCTTGCAAAAGGTTCAGCTACCGTTTCGGAATTAAGGGGATGGATATCAGATGTCCCGCAAGCCACACTATATCGACATTTAAACGTACTTAATAAGAACGAGATCATATATGTAACAGACGAGAGAAAGGTCCGTGGTGCTGTTGAACGGACTTATGCGCTTGAACAGGATACGGCATACATTTCAGCTGAGGAAGCAGCTAATCTTTCAAAAGAAGAACACATGAAGATGTTTATGACGTTTATATCCAATATTACTGGAGACGTTGAAGCTTATTTAAATGGTGATACAAATCTAAATACAGACATATTTGGGTATAATCAATTAGATCTTTATTTAGATGGAGAAGAGTGGGAAGAATTGAGCCGTGGTATGCAGGAGCTAATCAGTAAATATGTTCCTAACAGGCCTACTAAACGAAATAAAAAGGTTACGCTCGTGCAGATGTTAGTGCCAGAACCAAAAGAGAAACAATAA
- the proB gene encoding glutamate 5-kinase, which yields MDLNNSMNKRIVIKIGSSSLTSRLGDISRRKLERLVDEVVKLKDDGHEVLLVSSGAVAAGYRRLGCLNRPTSLAEKQAAASIGQGLLMEAYSERFVSHGYTASQILITRSDFSDRDRYHNARNTINVLLDRGIIPIVNENDTVTVERLKFGDNDTLSAKVAGLVDADQLIILSDIDGLYTEDPRKNPEAKLLTRVNEITPEIEESAGEPGSEVGTGGMRSKIDAVKIAMASGISSFLGNATSTGIIHEAVEGNARGTYFVPDKNEFNLDTKRQWIAFHSGPEGEIVVSNKAKQGIDELKSLYPTGIRYVSGHFKKGSVVRIKDLDGNEVGLGVSNYSSKQLIKIKGISSHELNDVGPEEAINNNDLVCHTRLAVPIH from the coding sequence ATGGATTTAAATAATTCAATGAATAAACGTATTGTAATTAAAATTGGATCTAGTTCTTTAACTAGCAGACTTGGAGATATCAGCAGACGAAAACTTGAACGACTAGTGGATGAAGTTGTGAAATTAAAAGATGATGGTCATGAAGTGTTACTTGTATCATCTGGTGCAGTTGCTGCTGGTTATAGACGATTAGGCTGTCTAAATCGACCAACTTCTTTAGCAGAAAAACAAGCAGCAGCTTCTATAGGACAAGGTCTTTTAATGGAAGCTTATTCTGAACGATTTGTTTCGCACGGATATACCGCATCACAGATTTTGATTACAAGAAGTGATTTTTCCGATCGTGACCGCTATCACAATGCTCGTAACACAATAAATGTACTTTTAGACCGTGGTATCATTCCGATCGTAAACGAAAATGACACTGTTACCGTTGAACGCTTGAAGTTTGGTGACAACGATACGCTTTCAGCAAAAGTTGCAGGTCTTGTTGATGCAGACCAGCTCATTATTCTATCTGATATTGACGGTCTGTATACAGAAGACCCTCGAAAAAATCCAGAAGCGAAGTTACTAACGAGAGTGAATGAAATCACACCAGAAATTGAAGAATCAGCAGGTGAACCAGGCAGTGAAGTGGGAACTGGCGGTATGCGTTCTAAAATCGATGCTGTAAAGATTGCCATGGCATCGGGTATCTCGTCATTCCTTGGCAATGCTACTTCAACAGGCATTATTCACGAGGCGGTCGAAGGTAATGCTCGTGGTACTTATTTTGTACCTGATAAAAACGAGTTCAACCTTGATACTAAGCGCCAATGGATTGCCTTTCACTCAGGTCCAGAAGGCGAGATTGTTGTCTCAAATAAAGCCAAACAAGGCATTGATGAACTTAAAAGCCTTTACCCTACTGGCATTCGTTATGTGAGCGGCCATTTCAAAAAAGGTTCTGTCGTTCGCATTAAGGACTTGGATGGAAATGAAGTTGGTCTTGGCGTTTCCAACTATTCGTCTAAGCAGCTGATTAAGATTAAAGGAATTTCAAGCCATGAATTGAACGATGTTGGTCCTGAAGAGGCGATCAACAATAACGATCTAGTCTGCCACACTCGTTTGGCAGTTCCTATTCATTAA
- the treC gene encoding alpha,alpha-phosphotrehalase has translation MKNEPWWKRSVVYQIYPKSFNDTTGNGTGDIQGIIDKLDYLKNLGVDVLWLTPIYDSPQRDNGYDIRDYYKIFEDYGTMEDFDRLLAETHKRDLKIIMDIVVNHTSTEHEWFQASRLSKNNPYRDFYIWKDPVEDGEPTNWISKFGGSAWKLDEETGQYYLHLFDVTQADLNWENTEVRQKVYEMMNYWFEKGVDGFRLDVINLISKNQEFPNDDGSVPPGDGRKFYTDGPRVHEYMQEMNREVFSKYDVLTVGEMSSTTIDNCVKYTNPNRNELSMTFNFHHLKVDYPNGEKWSVADFDFLKLKEILSTWQVEMHKGGGWNALFWCNHDQPRIVSRYGDDGKYRVESAKMLATTIHMMQGTPYIYQGEEFGMINPKFESIDQYRDVESLNMFNLLKEEGRSEDEILEILKHKSRDNSRTPVQWDNSDNAGFTSGEPWIPVAQNYKEINAEAAVNDQNSIFYHYKKLNQLRKEVDIITYGDYELILENHPEIFAYVRNAENGEKLLVINNFYGKEADFNLPEDIDVSGLNSNVLISNYESLPKNISSFTLRPYESVVFHLS, from the coding sequence ATGAAGAATGAACCATGGTGGAAGCGCTCGGTCGTTTATCAAATCTATCCAAAAAGTTTTAATGACACGACAGGTAACGGAACAGGAGATATACAAGGAATTATAGACAAGCTTGATTACCTTAAGAATCTAGGAGTAGACGTATTATGGCTGACTCCTATCTATGACTCTCCTCAGCGCGACAACGGCTATGATATTCGTGATTATTATAAAATCTTTGAAGATTACGGCACGATGGAAGACTTTGATCGTTTACTGGCGGAAACTCATAAGCGAGATTTAAAAATCATTATGGACATCGTTGTGAATCATACAAGTACAGAACATGAATGGTTTCAAGCTTCACGACTATCAAAAAATAATCCTTACCGTGACTTTTATATTTGGAAAGACCCTGTTGAAGATGGAGAGCCTACGAACTGGATATCGAAGTTTGGAGGATCTGCTTGGAAACTTGATGAGGAAACAGGTCAATATTATCTCCATCTCTTTGACGTAACTCAAGCAGATTTAAATTGGGAAAACACTGAAGTTCGTCAAAAGGTATATGAAATGATGAACTATTGGTTTGAAAAAGGGGTAGATGGATTCCGTCTGGATGTGATCAATCTCATTTCAAAAAATCAAGAATTTCCAAACGACGATGGATCGGTACCTCCTGGTGATGGACGTAAATTCTACACAGATGGACCGCGAGTACACGAATATATGCAAGAGATGAACCGTGAAGTTTTCTCAAAATATGACGTACTTACTGTAGGGGAAATGTCATCAACCACAATCGATAACTGTGTAAAATATACAAACCCCAATCGGAACGAATTAAGCATGACTTTCAACTTCCACCATTTAAAAGTGGATTATCCAAACGGTGAGAAGTGGAGTGTCGCTGATTTTGACTTTTTAAAGCTTAAAGAAATCTTGTCAACGTGGCAAGTTGAAATGCATAAAGGCGGCGGTTGGAACGCTCTATTTTGGTGTAATCACGATCAGCCGCGAATCGTTTCCCGTTATGGTGATGACGGGAAGTATCGAGTTGAATCAGCGAAAATGCTCGCAACAACCATCCACATGATGCAGGGGACACCTTATATCTATCAAGGTGAAGAATTCGGGATGATAAATCCAAAGTTTGAGTCTATCGACCAATACCGTGATGTTGAGTCGTTAAACATGTTCAACCTATTGAAAGAAGAAGGACGCAGTGAAGACGAGATATTAGAAATCCTAAAACATAAATCACGAGATAATTCGCGTACGCCTGTTCAATGGGATAACAGTGACAATGCCGGTTTCACGTCAGGTGAACCTTGGATTCCAGTAGCCCAGAACTATAAAGAAATTAATGCAGAAGCTGCAGTTAACGATCAAAATTCAATTTTTTATCATTACAAAAAATTAAATCAGCTTAGAAAAGAAGTGGACATAATAACATACGGCGATTACGAGCTGATTTTAGAGAATCACCCTGAGATCTTTGCATATGTTCGTAACGCAGAGAATGGGGAGAAACTGCTGGTCATTAATAACTTCTATGGAAAAGAAGCAGACTTTAATCTTCCTGAAGATATCGATGTTTCAGGTCTAAATTCAAATGTGTTGATCAGCAATTACGAGTCTCTGCCAAAAAATATATCTTCATTTACATTAAGACCGTATGAATCTGTCGTTTTTCACTTAAGCTGA
- a CDS encoding YojF family protein produces MQLIQANEVQNTLDQLIGKELYLHLETTNGAYANHNNDSVLTVNAYIRNGKVTPLSGKIMGNGPFRVGLKIELGWIYAEGLTHWEIDSEGRLLMAGHDQEGRLAVALQLSSTPFDV; encoded by the coding sequence ATGCAGCTCATACAAGCCAATGAAGTCCAGAACACGCTGGATCAGCTTATTGGAAAAGAACTTTATCTACATTTAGAAACAACAAATGGTGCTTATGCCAATCACAATAACGATAGTGTCCTTACAGTTAACGCATATATCCGAAATGGAAAAGTGACCCCCTTGTCAGGAAAAATCATGGGCAACGGTCCCTTTAGAGTCGGCTTAAAAATCGAACTGGGATGGATTTATGCAGAAGGATTAACACACTGGGAAATTGATTCTGAAGGAAGGTTGCTGATGGCTGGCCATGATCAAGAAGGCCGTCTGGCAGTAGCTCTTCAGCTTAGCTCTACCCCATTTGATGTATAA
- the nhaC gene encoding Na+/H+ antiporter NhaC, with protein sequence MKRQMTLPVALVLFAAIFAVMFTSLVYIKVEPHIPLLACLVLLGAVGAAFGAPWKTIEKGILNGIISGLQPIMILLTVGLVIASWMLSGTVPTLLFYGMDIIQPEWFAVSALFITVIVSTFTGSSFTTVGTVGVALMAISHVLGVNPALAAGAIVSGACFGDKMSPLSDSTNFAPGVVGVNMFEHIRHMMWTTVPAFILTAIAFFFLGGNGGSANLQEIKEIQSVLSSEFPIHALTLVSPIVVLVLAFRKLPIIPILLTGVIVSIAVGFFLVPDLTLQKVINVMQNGLQAETGNATVDSIVNKGGLMAMMWSISLVLVALALGGVIQALGMFDLLFGAVKDTTQKAGKLIATTLASSVGINLLAGEMYLSILLPGQALKDAYVKSGVPLKNLSRTVEDGGTLVNPLVPWSVSGAFFASTLGVSVVEYIPFALFLWLSPMFTLLLAFTGWSIGQSKSDEKNNEHAAA encoded by the coding sequence ATGAAAAGACAAATGACATTGCCAGTGGCACTCGTTTTATTTGCAGCGATCTTTGCTGTTATGTTTACGAGTCTTGTATATATAAAAGTAGAACCTCATATCCCGTTATTAGCCTGTTTAGTATTGCTCGGAGCTGTAGGTGCAGCGTTCGGAGCTCCGTGGAAAACGATTGAGAAAGGAATACTAAACGGCATCATATCAGGATTGCAGCCGATTATGATCTTATTGACGGTCGGACTTGTCATTGCCAGCTGGATGTTAAGCGGAACAGTCCCGACACTTTTGTTTTACGGAATGGATATCATACAACCAGAGTGGTTCGCAGTAAGTGCGCTGTTCATTACGGTGATTGTCTCTACATTTACTGGAAGTTCTTTCACCACAGTTGGTACGGTGGGTGTAGCACTGATGGCAATCAGCCACGTACTGGGCGTTAATCCTGCATTAGCAGCGGGTGCCATTGTATCTGGTGCATGCTTTGGAGATAAGATGTCACCACTATCTGATTCAACGAACTTTGCACCTGGGGTTGTGGGAGTAAATATGTTTGAACACATCCGTCATATGATGTGGACGACTGTTCCTGCATTTATTTTAACAGCTATCGCTTTCTTTTTTCTCGGAGGAAATGGAGGCAGCGCAAATCTTCAAGAAATCAAAGAAATTCAATCCGTGCTTTCAAGTGAATTTCCAATTCATGCCTTAACACTTGTGTCACCGATCGTTGTTTTGGTTTTAGCATTCCGCAAACTGCCGATCATACCTATCTTGTTAACCGGAGTAATTGTTTCAATTGCAGTAGGATTTTTCTTAGTGCCTGATCTGACATTGCAAAAAGTGATCAATGTGATGCAGAACGGATTACAGGCTGAAACAGGGAACGCGACAGTAGATAGCATAGTCAACAAAGGTGGACTGATGGCTATGATGTGGTCGATCTCACTTGTTTTAGTAGCTCTAGCATTAGGTGGAGTCATTCAAGCTCTTGGAATGTTCGATCTGTTATTTGGAGCAGTAAAAGACACAACACAAAAAGCTGGTAAATTGATTGCGACAACACTAGCTTCTTCTGTTGGGATCAATTTGCTTGCAGGTGAAATGTATCTTTCAATCCTTTTACCGGGCCAGGCGTTAAAAGATGCTTATGTAAAATCGGGAGTTCCATTAAAAAACTTATCTCGAACAGTAGAAGATGGTGGAACACTTGTTAATCCGCTCGTACCTTGGAGTGTAAGTGGTGCATTCTTCGCTTCAACCTTAGGGGTATCCGTTGTTGAATATATCCCATTTGCTTTATTCCTATGGCTATCACCAATGTTTACGTTATTATTAGCGTTCACAGGTTGGAGTATCGGTCAAAGTAAAAGTGATGAAAAAAATAATGAACATGCAGCAGCATGA
- the pdxK gene encoding pyridoxine/pyridoxal/pyridoxamine kinase, translating to MAPNKALTIAGSDTSGGAGIQADLKTFQELGVYGMTALNVVVAQDPHREWFHEVFMLPLDLFKAQLETVVSGIGVDALKTGMLASVEVIQTTAELIEKHNLQNVVVDPVMVCKGAEPLHPELASTLQNVLVPKATVVTPNLFEAAQLAGMAPITTVEQMMEAAQKIQANGAKYVIVKGGGKLDHESAVDVLYDGEEFEVLESDRIETTWTHGAGCTFSAAITAELAKGKPAREAILTAKDFITEAIAAGFELNKYVGPTWHGAYREKLNK from the coding sequence ATGGCACCTAATAAAGCACTTACAATTGCAGGTTCGGATACAAGCGGCGGCGCTGGTATTCAAGCCGATTTAAAAACGTTCCAGGAGCTAGGCGTTTACGGGATGACCGCTTTAAATGTCGTGGTCGCTCAAGACCCGCACCGTGAATGGTTTCATGAAGTATTCATGCTTCCACTCGATCTTTTTAAAGCACAATTAGAAACAGTCGTATCCGGAATTGGTGTTGATGCACTTAAAACAGGTATGCTTGCTTCTGTTGAAGTGATCCAAACAACGGCTGAATTAATTGAGAAGCATAATCTTCAAAATGTAGTGGTTGATCCGGTTATGGTTTGTAAAGGTGCTGAGCCTCTTCACCCAGAACTTGCGAGCACACTTCAAAATGTACTCGTTCCTAAAGCAACAGTTGTTACGCCAAACCTTTTTGAAGCAGCACAGCTTGCTGGAATGGCACCAATCACAACGGTTGAACAAATGATGGAAGCTGCTCAAAAGATTCAAGCAAATGGAGCGAAATATGTAATCGTCAAAGGCGGCGGAAAATTAGACCATGAAAGTGCCGTTGACGTTTTATATGATGGAGAAGAATTCGAAGTACTAGAATCTGATAGAATTGAAACAACGTGGACGCACGGTGCCGGCTGCACATTCTCAGCAGCCATTACTGCTGAGCTTGCAAAAGGAAAACCTGCACGCGAGGCGATCCTCACTGCTAAAGACTTCATCACAGAAGCGATCGCAGCAGGTTTTGAATTAAACAAATACGTAGGACCAACTTGGCATGGCGCTTACCGCGAGAAATTAAACAAATAA
- the treR gene encoding trehalose operon repressor: protein MRKNKFQEIYQELSTQIQEGELRANTQLPSEHDLADRYDTSRETVRKALNLLSQNGFIQKIRGKGSIVLETNKLSFPISGLVSFQELSETMGKSSVTTVHDFGLIEPDQFLQQQLQTDSDELIWKVLRSRQIDGETIILDKDYFLKKYVPKLSKEIAARSIYDYLENELGLKISFAKKEIVVVDCTEEDKRLLDLGGFKHIVVVKNYVYLDDASLFQYTESRHRLDKFRFVDFARRGR, encoded by the coding sequence ATGCGAAAAAATAAATTTCAAGAAATCTATCAAGAACTATCAACTCAAATACAAGAAGGTGAGCTGCGTGCGAATACGCAGCTTCCTTCAGAACATGACCTTGCTGACCGTTACGATACGTCGAGAGAAACGGTCAGAAAAGCACTCAACCTCTTATCCCAAAACGGATTTATTCAAAAGATTCGTGGTAAAGGCTCAATCGTCTTAGAAACAAACAAGCTCAGCTTTCCTATTTCTGGTCTAGTCAGCTTTCAAGAGCTTTCAGAAACGATGGGGAAAAGCAGTGTAACGACCGTTCATGATTTCGGACTGATCGAGCCAGACCAATTTTTACAGCAGCAGCTGCAGACAGATTCAGACGAGCTGATATGGAAAGTTCTTCGTTCGAGACAAATTGATGGTGAGACCATCATTTTGGACAAAGATTATTTTTTAAAAAAATATGTTCCAAAGCTTTCGAAGGAAATTGCAGCTAGATCCATTTACGATTATTTGGAGAATGAGTTAGGATTGAAGATCAGTTTTGCAAAAAAAGAAATCGTGGTTGTAGATTGTACGGAAGAAGATAAGAGATTGCTGGATCTAGGCGGCTTCAAACATATCGTAGTCGTGAAAAACTATGTGTACCTGGATGATGCCAGCCTTTTTCAATACACAGAGTCACGCCACCGATTAGATAAGTTCCGATTCGTTGATTTTGCGAGACGGGGAAGATAG
- a CDS encoding spore morphogenesis/germination protein YwcE: MDVFMVYLFVATATPLFLWNDSRKLALWQTPFIALLWTYVVLFMANDSLSLFVHSFFITVFIANVVFAHYAAYIVWGRPYLAKRKMEKAKY, from the coding sequence ATGGATGTTTTTATGGTTTACTTATTCGTAGCGACTGCCACACCGCTATTTTTGTGGAATGATAGTCGTAAGTTAGCCTTATGGCAAACGCCGTTCATCGCCCTGTTATGGACTTACGTTGTGTTATTTATGGCTAATGACAGCTTAAGCTTATTCGTTCATAGTTTCTTCATCACAGTCTTCATTGCAAACGTCGTATTTGCTCATTACGCAGCATACATCGTATGGGGTCGTCCATATCTGGCGAAACGTAAAATGGAAAAAGCTAAATATTAA
- the treP gene encoding PTS system trehalose-specific EIIBC component, producing MSKIRESAEQIVEALGGKENISAATHCVTRLRLALKDEGKVDEKALEEIDLVKGSFFTNGQYQVVIGQGTVDKVYNEFIDITGTGRASKEDIKDEASKKLNPLQRAIKALADIFIPILPAIVTAGLLMGINNILTGPGIFYDEKSFIDVHKNWADLAGIINLIANTAFVFLPGLIGWSAVKKFGGSPLLGIVLGLMLVHPDLLNAWDYGKTKDIPTWNLFGLPIEKVGYQGQVLPVLIASYVLAKIELFLKKRIPDALQLLLVAPITLLVTGFLAFIVIGPITFSIGNAVTDFFVSIFDNFAWLGGLIYGGFYSLLVVTGMHHTFLAVDLQLISNTGGTFLWPMLALSNIAQGSAALAMFVASRDEKLKGLAGTSALSAYLGITEPAMFGVNLRFRYPFIFAMIGSAIAGIVITIAGVRASSIGVGGIPGFLSILPGSWGSFFIGMGIALVVPFVLTYIYAKVKKAK from the coding sequence ATGAGCAAAATTCGCGAATCAGCTGAACAAATCGTCGAAGCTCTTGGCGGTAAAGAAAATATATCAGCAGCAACGCACTGTGTTACTCGCCTGCGTCTCGCGCTAAAAGATGAAGGGAAAGTGGACGAGAAAGCGTTGGAGGAAATTGATCTAGTAAAAGGATCTTTCTTCACAAACGGCCAATATCAAGTCGTAATCGGTCAGGGTACGGTTGATAAAGTGTACAACGAGTTTATCGATATCACAGGAACCGGCCGAGCTTCTAAAGAAGACATTAAAGACGAAGCGAGTAAGAAGCTTAATCCGCTTCAACGAGCGATCAAAGCTCTTGCAGATATTTTTATCCCGATTCTTCCTGCCATCGTCACTGCAGGTCTATTGATGGGTATCAACAACATCCTTACAGGTCCAGGAATTTTTTATGATGAGAAATCATTTATAGATGTTCATAAAAACTGGGCAGATCTAGCTGGAATTATTAATTTAATCGCGAACACCGCATTTGTATTTTTGCCAGGACTGATCGGCTGGTCAGCGGTTAAGAAATTTGGCGGAAGTCCATTACTTGGTATCGTTCTTGGATTGATGCTTGTCCACCCAGACCTTTTAAATGCATGGGACTATGGTAAGACGAAAGACATTCCAACATGGAATCTATTCGGACTTCCGATTGAAAAAGTCGGTTACCAAGGTCAAGTTCTGCCAGTATTAATCGCATCTTATGTTCTTGCAAAAATAGAGCTTTTCTTGAAAAAGCGAATTCCTGATGCATTGCAGCTTTTATTAGTAGCGCCGATTACACTATTAGTTACAGGATTTTTAGCATTTATCGTTATCGGGCCGATCACGTTCTCAATCGGTAATGCTGTTACGGACTTTTTCGTATCCATTTTTGATAACTTTGCTTGGTTAGGCGGATTGATCTATGGCGGTTTCTATTCATTGCTCGTTGTAACAGGAATGCACCATACGTTCTTAGCGGTCGATCTGCAGCTTATTTCAAACACAGGCGGCACATTCTTATGGCCGATGCTTGCACTATCTAATATCGCTCAAGGTTCGGCTGCACTTGCTATGTTTGTCGCATCACGTGACGAAAAGCTTAAGGGACTAGCTGGAACTTCAGCATTATCCGCTTACCTTGGAATTACAGAACCAGCGATGTTCGGGGTGAACTTACGCTTCCGTTATCCGTTCATTTTCGCAATGATCGGTTCTGCAATTGCAGGTATCGTGATTACGATTGCCGGAGTCCGCGCATCATCTATTGGTGTCGGCGGTATTCCAGGATTCCTATCAATTCTGCCAGGCAGCTGGGGATCATTCTTTATCGGGATGGGGATCGCACTCGTCGTACCATTTGTACTAACATACATTTATGCAAAAGTTAAAAAAGCCAAGTAA